One window from the genome of Drosophila albomicans strain 15112-1751.03 chromosome 2L, ASM965048v2, whole genome shotgun sequence encodes:
- the LOC127565045 gene encoding uncharacterized protein LOC127565045: MFRLKDILLMLQSHPKCWLFIILESTVLLGIIQPFNELTYRDMPREIAYSLLYTGCAMSTFYYGYGIVLLRTTGSCNDFLCRICGASLKIWNTFSFLMMLPWSMKIYAQIDKISSCILSSINQHPNIHVIFGDIILVSQLLLLWISLIFAIIHGYNMTTGLRINQPRRNQELRAYAMALNRSLGFEMIRIP; the protein is encoded by the coding sequence ATGTTTAGGTTGAAGGATATTCTATTGATGTTGCAATCGCATCCCAAATGCTGGTTATTTATTATACTGGAGTCGACAGTGCTACTGGGTATTATACAACCTTTCAATGAGCTTACTTATCGCGATATGCCACGTGAAATAGCATACAGTCTGCTGTACACAGGTTGCGCGATGAGTACATTTTACTACGGATATGGAATAGTGCTGCTAAGAACAACCGGGTCATGTAATGACTTTCTATGTCGGATTTGTGGAGCTAGTCTCAAAATTTGGAACACCTTCAGTTTCCTTATGATGCTGCCTTGGAGTATGAAAATATACGCACAGATTGATAAGATATCTAGCTGCATTTTAAGTTCGATCAATCAACATCCAAACATTCATGTGATCTTCGGAGATATAATACTTGTATCTCAACTATTATTACTTTggatttcattaatttttgctATAATCCATGGATATAATATGACAACTGGTCTGCGTATAAATCAACCTCGACGTAATCAAGAACTTAGAGCATATGCAATGGCTTTGAATCGTTCGCTCGGCTTTGAGATGATTCGAATTCCTTGA
- the LOC117565350 gene encoding guanylate cyclase 32E isoform X1 → MTQITYKIVNISSSAFFSIFIWKHKVTLGGLPLAVEDVNKNVNLLPGKTLTFTPFDIGNKMSAYRVRPLRFMTEMREKKVKAFIGPDESCTTEALLASAWNTPMLSFKCSDSIVSNKNTFHTFARTLAPASKVSKSVISLLNAYDWKKFAIVVSSKPIWGSDVASAIQELAESRNFTITHFKYISDYIPIKKTLSQIENIVEETYATTRIYVFIGEHIAMVDFVRCLQNRKLLESGEYIVISVDDEIYNANRRVNIMERNYLDPYIRKEKSKSLDKISFRSVIKISMTYPQNPHIRDICAKIKEYARKAPFLVPYHQRVYENISVPIYGLHLYDSVMIYARAITEILQLGGDINDGSLVMSHIFNRSYHSIQGFDVFIDSNGDAEGNYTVITLQSDASGGSTGNSIAKMSMLPVGFFVYNKDSLIPEFRYIKNGRTIQWLNGRPPLAEPMCGFHGELCPRKKLDWRYLITAPLCVFVLIVAIALLLKHYRYEQTLAGLLWKVDMKEVTVINLGEYNNPSHKNIVQICRQSILVVGEPNKRSFTNIALFRGNIVAMKKIHKKNVDITRSVRKELKLMREVRHENIINFIGASIDHGSVIIFTTYCARGSLEDVLANEDLHLDHMFISSLVTDILKGMIYLHDSEIISHGNLRSSNCLIDSRWVCQISDFGLHELKAGQDEPNKIELDMKRSLTMAPELLRDSLRPARGSQKGDIYSFGILLYEMIGRNGTWGETTYTNEEIIELVKRPDLLQHGVFRPALSYLDIPNYIRQCLRLCWEEDPEVRPDIRLVRMHLKELQAGLKPNIFDNMLAIMEKYAYNLEGLVQERTNQLYEEKKKTDMLLYQMLPKTVAELLKSGDPVKAECFDCVTILFSDIVGFTELCTTSTPFEVVEMLNDLYTCCDSIISNYDVYKVETIGDAYMVVSGLPLKNGNRHVGEIASLALHLIETVGNLKIRHKPTEMMQLRIGLHSGPCAAGVVGQKMPRYCLFGDTVNTASRMESTGEAMKIHISELTYQLLQNIGGYICVERGLTSIKGKGDLRTYWLTKRLKTEIRSLTIKDWTPDLISTVDSINTCCPPIHRSEDTSLLHPKSLRSGSCNCATKSLYIRRSDDNVTTTQDTSIMQKISEPGQINCNQLCVCRLKSSQVFNNRSPRSAPSITFRL, encoded by the exons ATGACCCAAATTACatacaaaattgttaacaTAAGTTCATCtgcttttttttcaatttttatttggaaaCATAAGGTGACACTTGGCGGCCTTCCGCTTGCCGTTGAAGatgtcaataaaaatgttaatttgttgCCGGGGAAAACACTGACCTTTACGCCATTTGATATAGGCAACAAAATGAGCGCATATCGAGTAAGACCATTAAG ATTTATGACAGAAATGAGGGAGAAAAAGGTAAAAGCTTTTATTGGGCCCGATGAAAGCTGCACAACTGAGGCTTTACTTGCATCTGCCTGGAATACTCCAATGCTTTCATTC AAATGCTCCGACTCAATTGTTTCGaataaaaacacttttcaTACATTTGCACGTACTCTCGCCCCAGCGTCAAAG GTTTCGAAGAGTGTGATAAGTCTGCTAAATGCATACGATTGGaagaaatttgcaattgttgtaaGTTCGAAGCCAATTTGGGGCTCGGATGTAGCTAGCGCTATACAG GAACTGGCAGAGTCAAGGAACTTTACAATAACTCATTTTAAGTACATATCGGACTATATacccataaaaaaaacattatctcaaattgaaaatattgttgaaGAAACCTACGCAACAACGCGGA tatacgtattcATTGGAGAACACATCGCCATGGTGGACTTTGTTCGATGCTTACAAAACAGGAAACTTCTGGAAAGCGGAGAATATATCGTTATATCTGTAGATGatgaaatttataatgcaAATCGTCGTGTTAATATCATGGAACGTA ATTATTTAGATCCTTATattagaaaagaaaagagcaaATCCCTGGACAAAATCTCATTTCGTTcagttataaaaataagcatGACATATCCACAAAATCCTCATATTCG TGATATTTGCGCTAAAATTAAGGAATATGCACGCAAAGCACCCTTCCTAGTACCCTACCACCAACGAGTTTACGAAAACATATCG GTACCTATTTACGGCTTGCACTTGTACGACAGCGTAATGATTTATGCGCGTGCTATAACAGAGATACTTCAGCTTGGAGGGGACATTAACGATGGGAGTCTCGTAATGAGCCATATATTTAATAGGTCCTACCACTCCATTCAGGGTTTCGAT GTATTCATTGACTCCAATGGCGATGCAGAGGGTAATTATACTGTGATCACATTACAGAGTGATGCGAGTGGAGGCAGCACGGGTAATTCGATAGCAAAAATGTCGATGCTGCCTGTCGGGTTCTTTGTATATAATAAGGATTCTCTAATACCA gAATTTCGTTATATCAAAAATGGTCGAACTATTCAATGGCTTAATGGACGCCCGCCGCTAGCTGAGCCAATGTGTGGCTTCCACGGGGAGTTGTGTCCTCGGAAGAAATTGGATTGGCGTTATCTAATAACAGCTCCTCTATGCGTATTTGTGTTGATAGTAGCCATCGCCCTTCTGCTCAA GCACTACCGTTATGAACAAACTTTGGCTGGCTTATTGTGGAAAGTAGATATGAAGGAAGTGACCGTAATTAATCTGGGCGAATACAATAATCCTAgccataaaaatatt GTCCAAATATGTCGACAAAGTATTCTGGTTGTTGGAGAACCAAATAAAAGATCATTCACAAACATTG CTCTTTTTCGTGGAAACATCGTCGCtatgaaaaaaatacataaaaagaaTGTGGATATAACCAGATCGGTTCGCAAGGAGTTGAAATTAATGCGTGAG GTTCGtcatgaaaatataataaattttattggtGCATCAATTGATCACGGATCGGTGATAATATTCACCACATACTGTGCCAGAGGCAGCCTAGAAGATGTACTTGCGAATGAGGACTTGCATTTGGATCATATGTTTATATCTTCATTGGTTACGGATATACTGAAAGGCATGATTTACTTACACGATTCTGAGATAATATCGCACGGAAATCTAAGGTCTAGCAACTGTCTTATCGATTCTCGATGGGTATGCCAAATCTCTGATTTTGGACTTCATGAATTAAAAGCCGGCCAGGATGAACCCAATaa AATTGAATTGGATATGAAACGCTCCCTTACCATGGCACCTGAACTTTTAAGAGATTCTTTGAGACCAGCCCGTGGGTCCCAGAAGGGTGATATTTACTCCTTTGGCATTTTACTATACGAAATGATTGGGCGTAATGGAACCTGGGGTGAAACTACATACACCAATGAAG aaataattgaattggTAAAACGGCCCGACTTACTGCAACATGGAGTGTTTCGCCCAGCTCTTAGCTACcttgatataccaaactatATACGGCAATGCTTGCGACTTTGCTGGGAAGAAGATCCTGAAGTCCGTCCCGATATACGACTTGTTAGAATGCATCTAAAAGAACTGCAAGCGGGATT AAAACCAAACATATTTGATAACATGCTGGCAATTATGGAAAAATACGCCTATAATCTGGAGGGTTTAGTACAAGAACGCACAAATCAACTATacgaagagaaaaagaaaacagacaTGCTACTCTATCAAATGCTACCGAA AACGGTAGCAGAGTTGTTGAAAAGTGGTGACCCAGTTAAAGCCGAGTGTTTTGACTGCGTTACTATACTCTTTAGTGACATTGTTGGTTTTACAGAACTTTGTACGACCAGCACACCTTTTGAAGTAGTTGAAATGCTAAACGATTTGTATACATGCTGCGATTCTATTATATCGAACTATGATGTTTATAAG GTGGAAACAATTGGAGATGCTTATATGGTAGTATCCGGACTACCCTTGAAAAATGGCAACCGACATGTGGGGGAAATAGCCTCTCTCGCTCTACACTTAATAGAAACAGTAGGGAATCTCAAAATACGTCACAAGCCGACGGAAATGATGCAACTGCGGATTGGGCTCCACTCTGGACCTTGTGCAGCTGGCGTAGTTGGTCAAAAA ATGCCTCGTTATTGCCTATTTGGGGACACTGTTAATACAGCTTCCCGAATGGAGAGTACTGGGGAGGCAATGAAAATCCACATTTCAGAGCTGACTTATCAGCTGCTGCAAAATATCGGAGGCTATATATGTGTTGAACGAGGACTAACTAGTATTAAG GGCAAAGGTGACTTGCGGACTTATTGGTTGACCAAGCGACTTAAAACCGAAATACGATCACTGACGATTAAAGATTGGACACCCGATTTAATCAGCACTGTTGATTCTATCAATACCTGCTGTCCACCGATACATCGTAGCGAAGATACATCCCTACTGCATCCGAAAAGCCTGCGTTCAGGCTCTTGTAATTGCGCCACTAAATCTTTATACATCCGTCGATCTGATGATAATGTTACAACCACACAGGACACATCCATTATGCAGAAAATCAGCGAGCCAGGGCAGATCAATTGCAATCAGTTATGCGTGTGCCGGCTAAAAAGCAGTCAGGTATTCAATAATCGAAGCCCTCGCTCTGCACCGAGCATTACTTTTAGACTTTAG
- the LOC117565462 gene encoding homogentisate 1,2-dioxygenase isoform X1, whose translation MSQYKYQSGFGSHFSSEDERCPNSLPVGQNSPQQCPYGLYAEQLSGSAFTAPRTENVRTWLYRKLPSAVHKPFKRYEGSKYLSQNWDEQPPNPNQMRWKPFDIPAKEQETITFVDGFHTVCGAGDARARHGLAIHIYLCNTSMDNSAFYNSDGDLLIVPQQGVLDITTELGRMTVSPNEICVIPQGIRFAVKIDSLSRGYILEVYDGHFCLPDLGPIGANGLANPRDFETPVAWFDDTAGKEYQVISKFQGSLFVATQNHSIFDVVAWHGNYVPYKYDLSKFMVINSVSFDHCDPSIFTVLTCPSLRPGTAIADFVIFPPRWSVQEHTFRPPYYHRNCMSEFMGLILGRYEAKEDDFAPGGGTLHSIMTPHGPDVKCFEGASNAKLKPERIADGTQAFMFESSLSLAVTKWGEHTCQKLDAQYYECWQALKSNFKI comes from the exons ATGTCGCAATATAAG TACCAATCGGGCTTTGGCTCGCATTTCTCATCAGAGGACGAGCGGTGTCCCAATTCGTTGCCAGTGGGTCAAAACTCTCCTCAGCAGTGTCCCTATGGTCTTTATGCAGAGCAATTGTCAGGATCCGCATTTACTGCCCCACGTACTGAAAATGTGCGAACTTGGCTATATAGGAAACTCCCCAGCGCGGTTCATAAGCCATTTAAAAGATATGAAGGCTCTAAGTATTTGAGTCAAAATTGGGATGAACAACCCCCAAATCCCAACCAG ATGCGCTGGAAACCTTTTGACATACCCGCAAAAGAGCAAGAGACTATAACCTTTGTCGATGGATTTCACACTGTATGCGGTGCTGGCGATGCAAGGGCTCGTCATGGATTGGCTATCCACATCTATTTATGCAACACGTCTATGGACAATTCTGCTTTCTATAACAGTGATGGTGACCTGCTAATTG TGCCACAACAAGGAGTTTTGGATATAACAACTGAACTCGGACGTATGACTGTATCTCCGAATGAAATTTGTGTTATTCCCCAGGGCATCCGTTTTGCCGTAAAGATTGACTCGCTAAGTAG agGTTATATACTTGAGGTTTATGATGGACACTTTTGTTTGCCAGATCTGGGTCCTATTGGCGCAAACGGACTAGCCAATCCGAGAGACTTTGAAACTCCTGTCGCCTGGTTCGATGACACTGCTGGGAAAG AGTATCAAGTCATATCGAAATTTCAAGGCAGTTTGTTTGTGGCCACTCAAAATCACAGCATTTTCGATGTTGTCGCTTGGCATGGGAATTATGTTCCgtataaatatgatttatccAAGTTTATGGTTATCAATTCGGTTAGTTTTGATCACTGTGATCCGAGTATTTTCACAGTTCTTACATGCCCAAGCCTCAGACCCGGTACAGCCATCGCGGATTTCGTAATCTTTCCGCCTCGTTGGTCGGTGCAGGAGCACACTTTCCGTCCTCCGTATTATCATA GAAATTGTATGAGCGAATTCATGGGTCTCATACTAGGTCGTTATGAGGCTAAAGAGGATGATTTTGCTCCAGGCGGGGGTACGTTACACTCTATTATGACGCCCCATGGTCCGGATGTCAAGTGTTTTGAAGGTGCTTCCAATGCTAAACTGAAACCTGAGCGTATAGCCGATGGAACTCAA gcTTTTATGTTTGAGTCGTCCCTCAGCCTGGCCGTAACAAAGTGGGGCGAACACACTTGTCAGAAATTAGATGCTCAGTACTACGAATGCTGGCAAGCTTTAAAGagcaactttaaaatttaa
- the LOC117564628 gene encoding D-3-phosphoglycerate dehydrogenase produces MPLKIQNVLVCDAVDKSCVDLLQEHGINVTYKLKLPVDELCKEVKNFDAAIVRSDTKITAEVLAAGAGSLKVVGRAGAGVDNIDVTAATSHNVVVLNTPGGNSISACELTCILIGALARPVVPAGQSMKEGRWDRKLYSGSELYGKTLAVLGLGRIGREVGIRMKTWGMRVIGYDPITTEAEAKAAGIEKMTLEQIWPLADYITVHTPLIPATRNLISTETLSKCKHGVKVVNVARGGIIDEQAVLEALESGKCAGAAFDVYPEEPPKSEVTKALINHPKVVATPHLGASTSEAQVRVAVEVAEQFIALNGTSPKYTTYLGVINKEALSHYQ; encoded by the exons ATGCCgctgaaaattcaaaatgttctAGTCTGCGATGCAGTCGATAAATCGTGTGTAGACCTTTTACAAGAGCACGGCATCAAC GTTACGTACAAGCTTAAACTGCCAGTTGATGAGCTCTGCAAGGAAGTAAAG AACTTTGATGCTGCGATTGTACGCTCAGATACAAAAATAACGGCGGAAGTCCTTGCAGCTGGAGCTGGCAGTCTTAAGGTTGTGGGTCGAGCTGGAGCAGGAGTAGACAATATCGATGTGACTGCAGCGACTTCGCACAATGTCGTGGTCCTTAa cACTCCGGGTGGCAATTCTATTTCGGCTTGTGAACTGACGTGCATCCTAATTGGCGCTCTCGCGCGCCCCGTTGTGCCTGCCGGTCAGAGCATGAAGGAAGGTCGCTGGGACAGGAAATTGTATAGTGGCAGCGAACTCTATGGAAAAACTCTGGCGGTGCTTGGACTGGGACGCATCGGACGTGAAGTGGGCATTCGTATGAAGACCTGGGGCATGAGG GTTATTGGCTATGATCCCATCACCACGGAGGCCGAGGCTAAGGCGGCGGGTATTGAAAAGATGACCTTAGAACAGATTTGGCCGCTGGCCGATTATATTACTGTGCACACTCCTCTGATACCAGCTACCAGAA ATCTCATCTCCACGGAAACGCTTTCGAAGTGCAAACATGGTGTCAAAGTTGTCAACGTGGCACGCGGCGGCATCATCGATGAGCAGGCTGTTTTGGAGGCTCTTGAGAGTGGCAAATGCGCTGGCGCAGCATTTGATGTCTACCCTGAGGAGCCACCCAAGTCGGAGGTCACCAAAGCACTCATCAATCATCCTAAAGTTGTGGCCACACCTCACTTGGGCGCTAGTACCTCAGAGGCTCAAGTCCGTGTTGCTGTTGAAGTAGCAGAACAATTTATTGCCCTCAATGGCACGTCGCCAAAGTACACAACATACCTGGGCGTTATCAACAAGGAAGCCCTCAGCCATTATCAGTAA
- the LOC117565462 gene encoding homogentisate 1,2-dioxygenase isoform X2, whose product MSQYKYQSGFGSHFSSEDERCPNSLPVGQNSPQQCPYGLYAEQLSGSAFTAPRTENVRTWLYRKLPSAVHKPFKRYEGSKYLSQNWDEQPPNPNQMRWKPFDIPAKEQETITFVDGFHTVCGAGDARARHGLAIHIYLCNTSMDNSAFYNSDGDLLIVPQQGVLDITTELGRMTVSPNEICVIPQGIRFAVKIDSLSRGYILEVYDGHFCLPDLGPIGANGLANPRDFETPVAWFDDTAGKEYQVISKFQGSLFVATQNHSIFDVVAWHGNYVPYKYDLSKFMVINSTRYSHRGFRNLSASLVGAGAHFPSSVLS is encoded by the exons ATGTCGCAATATAAG TACCAATCGGGCTTTGGCTCGCATTTCTCATCAGAGGACGAGCGGTGTCCCAATTCGTTGCCAGTGGGTCAAAACTCTCCTCAGCAGTGTCCCTATGGTCTTTATGCAGAGCAATTGTCAGGATCCGCATTTACTGCCCCACGTACTGAAAATGTGCGAACTTGGCTATATAGGAAACTCCCCAGCGCGGTTCATAAGCCATTTAAAAGATATGAAGGCTCTAAGTATTTGAGTCAAAATTGGGATGAACAACCCCCAAATCCCAACCAG ATGCGCTGGAAACCTTTTGACATACCCGCAAAAGAGCAAGAGACTATAACCTTTGTCGATGGATTTCACACTGTATGCGGTGCTGGCGATGCAAGGGCTCGTCATGGATTGGCTATCCACATCTATTTATGCAACACGTCTATGGACAATTCTGCTTTCTATAACAGTGATGGTGACCTGCTAATTG TGCCACAACAAGGAGTTTTGGATATAACAACTGAACTCGGACGTATGACTGTATCTCCGAATGAAATTTGTGTTATTCCCCAGGGCATCCGTTTTGCCGTAAAGATTGACTCGCTAAGTAG agGTTATATACTTGAGGTTTATGATGGACACTTTTGTTTGCCAGATCTGGGTCCTATTGGCGCAAACGGACTAGCCAATCCGAGAGACTTTGAAACTCCTGTCGCCTGGTTCGATGACACTGCTGGGAAAG AGTATCAAGTCATATCGAAATTTCAAGGCAGTTTGTTTGTGGCCACTCAAAATCACAGCATTTTCGATGTTGTCGCTTGGCATGGGAATTATGTTCCgtataaatatgatttatccAAGTTTATGGTTATCAATTCG ACCCGGTACAGCCATCGCGGATTTCGTAATCTTTCCGCCTCGTTGGTCGGTGCAGGAGCACACTTTCCGTCCTCCGTATTATCATA G
- the LOC117565350 gene encoding guanylate cyclase 32E isoform X2, with amino-acid sequence MKEVTVINLGEYNNPSHKNIVQICRQSILVVGEPNKRSFTNIALFRGNIVAMKKIHKKNVDITRSVRKELKLMREVRHENIINFIGASIDHGSVIIFTTYCARGSLEDVLANEDLHLDHMFISSLVTDILKGMIYLHDSEIISHGNLRSSNCLIDSRWVCQISDFGLHELKAGQDEPNKIELDMKRSLTMAPELLRDSLRPARGSQKGDIYSFGILLYEMIGRNGTWGETTYTNEEIIELVKRPDLLQHGVFRPALSYLDIPNYIRQCLRLCWEEDPEVRPDIRLVRMHLKELQAGLKPNIFDNMLAIMEKYAYNLEGLVQERTNQLYEEKKKTDMLLYQMLPKTVAELLKSGDPVKAECFDCVTILFSDIVGFTELCTTSTPFEVVEMLNDLYTCCDSIISNYDVYKVETIGDAYMVVSGLPLKNGNRHVGEIASLALHLIETVGNLKIRHKPTEMMQLRIGLHSGPCAAGVVGQKMPRYCLFGDTVNTASRMESTGEAMKIHISELTYQLLQNIGGYICVERGLTSIKGKGDLRTYWLTKRLKTEIRSLTIKDWTPDLISTVDSINTCCPPIHRSEDTSLLHPKSLRSGSCNCATKSLYIRRSDDNVTTTQDTSIMQKISEPGQINCNQLCVCRLKSSQVFNNRSPRSAPSITFRL; translated from the exons ATGAAGGAAGTGACCGTAATTAATCTGGGCGAATACAATAATCCTAgccataaaaatatt GTCCAAATATGTCGACAAAGTATTCTGGTTGTTGGAGAACCAAATAAAAGATCATTCACAAACATTG CTCTTTTTCGTGGAAACATCGTCGCtatgaaaaaaatacataaaaagaaTGTGGATATAACCAGATCGGTTCGCAAGGAGTTGAAATTAATGCGTGAG GTTCGtcatgaaaatataataaattttattggtGCATCAATTGATCACGGATCGGTGATAATATTCACCACATACTGTGCCAGAGGCAGCCTAGAAGATGTACTTGCGAATGAGGACTTGCATTTGGATCATATGTTTATATCTTCATTGGTTACGGATATACTGAAAGGCATGATTTACTTACACGATTCTGAGATAATATCGCACGGAAATCTAAGGTCTAGCAACTGTCTTATCGATTCTCGATGGGTATGCCAAATCTCTGATTTTGGACTTCATGAATTAAAAGCCGGCCAGGATGAACCCAATaa AATTGAATTGGATATGAAACGCTCCCTTACCATGGCACCTGAACTTTTAAGAGATTCTTTGAGACCAGCCCGTGGGTCCCAGAAGGGTGATATTTACTCCTTTGGCATTTTACTATACGAAATGATTGGGCGTAATGGAACCTGGGGTGAAACTACATACACCAATGAAG aaataattgaattggTAAAACGGCCCGACTTACTGCAACATGGAGTGTTTCGCCCAGCTCTTAGCTACcttgatataccaaactatATACGGCAATGCTTGCGACTTTGCTGGGAAGAAGATCCTGAAGTCCGTCCCGATATACGACTTGTTAGAATGCATCTAAAAGAACTGCAAGCGGGATT AAAACCAAACATATTTGATAACATGCTGGCAATTATGGAAAAATACGCCTATAATCTGGAGGGTTTAGTACAAGAACGCACAAATCAACTATacgaagagaaaaagaaaacagacaTGCTACTCTATCAAATGCTACCGAA AACGGTAGCAGAGTTGTTGAAAAGTGGTGACCCAGTTAAAGCCGAGTGTTTTGACTGCGTTACTATACTCTTTAGTGACATTGTTGGTTTTACAGAACTTTGTACGACCAGCACACCTTTTGAAGTAGTTGAAATGCTAAACGATTTGTATACATGCTGCGATTCTATTATATCGAACTATGATGTTTATAAG GTGGAAACAATTGGAGATGCTTATATGGTAGTATCCGGACTACCCTTGAAAAATGGCAACCGACATGTGGGGGAAATAGCCTCTCTCGCTCTACACTTAATAGAAACAGTAGGGAATCTCAAAATACGTCACAAGCCGACGGAAATGATGCAACTGCGGATTGGGCTCCACTCTGGACCTTGTGCAGCTGGCGTAGTTGGTCAAAAA ATGCCTCGTTATTGCCTATTTGGGGACACTGTTAATACAGCTTCCCGAATGGAGAGTACTGGGGAGGCAATGAAAATCCACATTTCAGAGCTGACTTATCAGCTGCTGCAAAATATCGGAGGCTATATATGTGTTGAACGAGGACTAACTAGTATTAAG GGCAAAGGTGACTTGCGGACTTATTGGTTGACCAAGCGACTTAAAACCGAAATACGATCACTGACGATTAAAGATTGGACACCCGATTTAATCAGCACTGTTGATTCTATCAATACCTGCTGTCCACCGATACATCGTAGCGAAGATACATCCCTACTGCATCCGAAAAGCCTGCGTTCAGGCTCTTGTAATTGCGCCACTAAATCTTTATACATCCGTCGATCTGATGATAATGTTACAACCACACAGGACACATCCATTATGCAGAAAATCAGCGAGCCAGGGCAGATCAATTGCAATCAGTTATGCGTGTGCCGGCTAAAAAGCAGTCAGGTATTCAATAATCGAAGCCCTCGCTCTGCACCGAGCATTACTTTTAGACTTTAG